A region of Zeugodacus cucurbitae isolate PBARC_wt_2022May chromosome 5, idZeuCucr1.2, whole genome shotgun sequence DNA encodes the following proteins:
- the LOC105208788 gene encoding cytosolic purine 5'-nucleotidase isoform X5, which produces MSSLQQSSIFSATALPMADEIDNSVDLMMPRSSEKKYYRKASNRIFVNRSLHLENIKFYGFDMDYTLAEYKSPQYEQLGFDLAKECLVNDGYPKEILQFEYDPSFPVRGLWFDTLYGNLLKVDAYGNILVCVRGFEFLKHHQVYELYPNKFLKLDEKRVYVLNTLFNLPETYLLACLVDFFTNSSEYISEKTGVKAGELFMSFKSIFQDVRRAIDFVHIKGNLKQKTIENLDYYVKKDPRLPMVLSRIRESGAKVFLLTNSEYKYTDILMSYLFDFEHGARPDEPHRNWKTYFDVIVVDAAKPLFFGEGTILRQVDTQTGALKIGTHMGPLQPGKVYSGGSCEVFTNFINAKGKDVLYVGDHIFGDILKSKKIRGWRTFLIVPELVQELHVWTDKCQYFAELQHLDVMLGDMYKNLDSSAKEKPDISKLRTSIRDVTHKMDMAYGMMGSLFRSGSRQTFFSSQVSRYADLYAATFLNLYYYPFSYMFRAPAMLLPHESTVTHEQRFHMETPSIQRSRSKNESVDSVLSTISSPTEKAQESIAHIERTEGKEEEIEKLTEEIKSMNSAGSTNSTVPHTRPPTPQTVTHTHDEDYSEEESDQYPKCSCQRQQDDTD; this is translated from the exons AATTTTCGTGAACAGATCGTTGCACTTGGAGAATATTAAATTCTATGGCTTCGATATGGACTACACTTTGGCGG AATACAAATCGCCACAATACGAACAACTCGGCTTCGATTTGGCCAAAGAGTGCCTTGTCAACGACGGTTATCCCAAAGAGATTTTACAATTCGAATATGATCCCTCATTCCCGGTGCGTGGCTTATGGTTTGACACACTTTACGGTAATCTCCTGAAAGTGGACGCCTACGGTAATATATTGGTCTGCGTGCGTGGCTTCGAATTTCTCAAACA TCATCAGGTGTATGAATTGTATCCCAACAAATTCTTGAAACTGGACGAAAAGCGTGTCTACGTGTTGAACACTTTATTCAATTTGCCCGAAACCTATTTGTTGGCATGTCTGGTAGATTTCTTCACCAACAGTTCGGAGTATATAAG CGAAAAGACTGGTGTTAAGGCTGGTGAGCTCTTTATGTCCTTCAAGTCAATTTTCCAGGATGTGCGACGTGCCATCGACTTCGTGCACATAAAAGGCAATCTGAAACAGAAGACAATCGAG AACTTGGACTACTATGTCAAGAAGGATCCACGCCTGCCCATGGTGCTGTCGCGCATACGCGAATCCGGCGCCAAGGTCTTTTTACTCACCAACAGCGAATACAAATACACCGACATACTGATGTCGTACTTGTTCGACTTCGAACATGGCGCGCGACCCGACGAGCCACATCGCAATTGGAAGACCTACTTCGATGTGATTGTAGTGGATGCGGCGAAGCCACTTTTCTTCGGAGAAGGCACTATACTGCGACAAGTCGACACGCAGACGGGCGCTTTGAAGATCGGCACACACATGGGACCCCTGCAGCCGGGCAAAGTGTACTCGGGCGGTTCGTGTGAGGTCTTCACTAATTTCATTAATGCCAAAGGCAAAGATGTGCTCTACGTCGGTGATCACATATTCGGAGATATATTGAAATCGAAGAAGATACGTGGTTGGCGTACATTCCTAATTGTGCCCGAACTCGTGCAGGAGTTGCATGTGTGGACGGACAAGTGTCAGTATTTTGCAGAGTTGCAGCATTTGGATGTGATGCTCGGTGATATGTATAA AAATTTGGATTCGAGCGCCAAGGAGAAACCGGATATCTCAAAATTACGCACCAGCATACGTGATGTCACACATAAAATGGACATGGCCTATGGCATGATGGGTTCGCTCTTCCGTTCCGGTTCACGCCAAACATTCTTCTCCAGTCAAGTATCCCGTTATGCCGATTTGTATGCGGCCACCTTCCTCAATCTCTACTATTATCCCTTCTCGTATATGTTCCGTGCACCGGCTATGCTGCTGCCGCATGAATCGACGGTGACACATGAGCAACGCTTCCACATGGAGACGCCGTCAATACAGCGCTCGCGCAGCAAGAACGAAAGTGTCGACAGTGTGTTGAGTACGATTTCATCGCCGACCGAGAAAGCGCAGGAGTCCATAGCGCACATTGAGCGCACGGAGGGCAAGGAAgaggaaattgaaaaattgaccGAGGAAATTAAG TCCATGAATTCAGCCGGTTCAACCAACTCCACAGTGCCACATACACGTCCGCCAACGCCGCAAACCGTGACGCACACGCACGATGAAGACTACTCGGAGGAGGAATCGGATCAGTATCCAAAGTGTTCATGCCAGCGGCAGCAGGACGACACCGACTAG
- the LOC105208788 gene encoding cytosolic purine 5'-nucleotidase isoform X4: MRLFCALRHLTKKAQRLSAATTTYTRKPMADEIDNSVDLMMPRSSEKKYYRKASNRIFVNRSLHLENIKFYGFDMDYTLAEYKSPQYEQLGFDLAKECLVNDGYPKEILQFEYDPSFPVRGLWFDTLYGNLLKVDAYGNILVCVRGFEFLKHHQVYELYPNKFLKLDEKRVYVLNTLFNLPETYLLACLVDFFTNSSEYISEKTGVKAGELFMSFKSIFQDVRRAIDFVHIKGNLKQKTIENLDYYVKKDPRLPMVLSRIRESGAKVFLLTNSEYKYTDILMSYLFDFEHGARPDEPHRNWKTYFDVIVVDAAKPLFFGEGTILRQVDTQTGALKIGTHMGPLQPGKVYSGGSCEVFTNFINAKGKDVLYVGDHIFGDILKSKKIRGWRTFLIVPELVQELHVWTDKCQYFAELQHLDVMLGDMYKNLDSSAKEKPDISKLRTSIRDVTHKMDMAYGMMGSLFRSGSRQTFFSSQVSRYADLYAATFLNLYYYPFSYMFRAPAMLLPHESTVTHEQRFHMETPSIQRSRSKNESVDSVLSTISSPTEKAQESIAHIERTEGKEEEIEKLTEEIKSMNSAGSTNSTVPHTRPPTPQTVTHTHDEDYSEEESDQYPKCSCQRQQDDTD, encoded by the exons AATTTTCGTGAACAGATCGTTGCACTTGGAGAATATTAAATTCTATGGCTTCGATATGGACTACACTTTGGCGG AATACAAATCGCCACAATACGAACAACTCGGCTTCGATTTGGCCAAAGAGTGCCTTGTCAACGACGGTTATCCCAAAGAGATTTTACAATTCGAATATGATCCCTCATTCCCGGTGCGTGGCTTATGGTTTGACACACTTTACGGTAATCTCCTGAAAGTGGACGCCTACGGTAATATATTGGTCTGCGTGCGTGGCTTCGAATTTCTCAAACA TCATCAGGTGTATGAATTGTATCCCAACAAATTCTTGAAACTGGACGAAAAGCGTGTCTACGTGTTGAACACTTTATTCAATTTGCCCGAAACCTATTTGTTGGCATGTCTGGTAGATTTCTTCACCAACAGTTCGGAGTATATAAG CGAAAAGACTGGTGTTAAGGCTGGTGAGCTCTTTATGTCCTTCAAGTCAATTTTCCAGGATGTGCGACGTGCCATCGACTTCGTGCACATAAAAGGCAATCTGAAACAGAAGACAATCGAG AACTTGGACTACTATGTCAAGAAGGATCCACGCCTGCCCATGGTGCTGTCGCGCATACGCGAATCCGGCGCCAAGGTCTTTTTACTCACCAACAGCGAATACAAATACACCGACATACTGATGTCGTACTTGTTCGACTTCGAACATGGCGCGCGACCCGACGAGCCACATCGCAATTGGAAGACCTACTTCGATGTGATTGTAGTGGATGCGGCGAAGCCACTTTTCTTCGGAGAAGGCACTATACTGCGACAAGTCGACACGCAGACGGGCGCTTTGAAGATCGGCACACACATGGGACCCCTGCAGCCGGGCAAAGTGTACTCGGGCGGTTCGTGTGAGGTCTTCACTAATTTCATTAATGCCAAAGGCAAAGATGTGCTCTACGTCGGTGATCACATATTCGGAGATATATTGAAATCGAAGAAGATACGTGGTTGGCGTACATTCCTAATTGTGCCCGAACTCGTGCAGGAGTTGCATGTGTGGACGGACAAGTGTCAGTATTTTGCAGAGTTGCAGCATTTGGATGTGATGCTCGGTGATATGTATAA AAATTTGGATTCGAGCGCCAAGGAGAAACCGGATATCTCAAAATTACGCACCAGCATACGTGATGTCACACATAAAATGGACATGGCCTATGGCATGATGGGTTCGCTCTTCCGTTCCGGTTCACGCCAAACATTCTTCTCCAGTCAAGTATCCCGTTATGCCGATTTGTATGCGGCCACCTTCCTCAATCTCTACTATTATCCCTTCTCGTATATGTTCCGTGCACCGGCTATGCTGCTGCCGCATGAATCGACGGTGACACATGAGCAACGCTTCCACATGGAGACGCCGTCAATACAGCGCTCGCGCAGCAAGAACGAAAGTGTCGACAGTGTGTTGAGTACGATTTCATCGCCGACCGAGAAAGCGCAGGAGTCCATAGCGCACATTGAGCGCACGGAGGGCAAGGAAgaggaaattgaaaaattgaccGAGGAAATTAAG TCCATGAATTCAGCCGGTTCAACCAACTCCACAGTGCCACATACACGTCCGCCAACGCCGCAAACCGTGACGCACACGCACGATGAAGACTACTCGGAGGAGGAATCGGATCAGTATCCAAAGTGTTCATGCCAGCGGCAGCAGGACGACACCGACTAG
- the LOC105208787 gene encoding transferrin, producing MGHTRALHLATVLLGMTSLALVQADEQIYRMCVPQKYYQDCLDLLKDPSEAGIQMQCVAGRDRIDCLDKINQRKADVLASEPEDMYVAYHTKNQDYRVISEIRTKEDKDAEFRYEGIILVKKNSNINSLKELRGKKSCHTGFGRNVGYKIPITKLKNTQILKVSLDPELSATDRELKALSEFFSQSCLVGTYSPYPDTDRLLKKKYPNLCALCEKPEQCNYPDKFSGYDGAIRCLDKGKGEVAFTKVQYIKKYFGLSPGSTAEGDPSEFEYLCEDGSRRPVTGPACSWAQRPWTGYISNVDAVNGEEKLHNLQNRLEKFFENGLHAENKVAAQHLLINENAVYHSKPAAVEPKVYLERAGYKDVIERDGSAIRKLRLCVQTPIELAKCDSMRRAAYSREIRPELECVQDVDCLLAVQKNNADLVVVPGNDYADARQEKLKPIVYESYGPDNVYVAVVEPSVSKDVQKLPINYDAQNKRASLAANFLNKRRNINPCQNAPSTEKNLLIVHSSELEQHKNKQLVCPSLEVKAVTEYHTCNLEANLPVAVFIRESTTPVEQETIKQLFVSISSKFGKEGKLADVFALFAPFEKDAKNVLFDDDAVEFVTELKNPNINEQIYNELSCDKQTISKN from the exons ATGGGTCATACAAGAGCTTTACATTTGGCTACCGTCCTACTGGGCATGACTAGCTTGGCATTGGTACAAGCCGACGAGCAAATTT atCGCATGTGCGTACCGCAGAAATACTATCAAGACTGTTTGGATCTGTTGAAGGATCCCTCCGAGGCTGGCATACAGATGCAGTGTGTGGCGGGACGTGATCGCATCGATTGTTTGGACAAAATCAATCAACGCAAGGCCGATGTGCTCGCCAGCGAACCGGAGGATATGTATGTTGCCTATCATACGAAGAATCAGGATTACCGCGTCATCTCGGAGATACGCACCAAAGAGGATAAGGACG CTGAGTTCCGTTATGAGGGCATTATTTTGGTGAAGAAAAATTCGAACATTAACAGTTTGAAGGAGTTGCGCGGCAAGAAATCGTGTCACACGGGTTTCGGACGTAATGTGGGCTATAAG ATCCCCATTACCAAGTTGAAGAACACACAGATACTTAAAGTATCTTTGGATCCTGAACTCAGCGCTACCGATCGTGAGCTGAAGGCTTTATCTGAATTCTTCTCACAATCTTGTCTCGTTGGCACCTACTCACCTTATCCAGATACTGATCGTCTACTGA AAAAGAAATACCCCAACTTGTGCGCGCTCTGCGAGAAACCCGAACAATGTAATTACCCTGATAAATTCTCCGGTTATGATGGCGCCATACGTTGCTTGGACAAGGGCAAGGGCGAGGTGGCATTCACGAAAGTGCAATACATCAAGAAATACTTTGGC CTGTCACCCGGCTCCACCGCTGAAGGTGATCCCTCCGAGTTTGAATATCTGTGTGAGGATGGCAGTCGTCGTCCAGTCACCGGTCCTGCTTGCTCGTGGGCACAACGTCCATGGACTGGTTACATCTCGAATGTCGATGCGGTAAATGGTGAAGAGAAGTTGCATAACCTACAGAATCGTCTTGAGAAATTCTTTGAGAATGGCTTGCATGCCGAGAATAAGGTGGCCGCCCAGCATTTGCTCATCAACGAGAATGCCGTGTATCACAGCAAACCGGCCGCAGTCGAACCGAAAGTGTATCTCGAACGCGCCGGTTATAAGGATGTGATCGAACGTGATGGCAGCGCCATCAGGAAGTTGCGTCTCTGTGTGCAGACACCCATCGAGTTGGCCAAATGTGATTCCATGCGTCGCGCTGCCTACTCACGTGAAATTCGTCCAGAATTGGAGTGTGTGCAGGATGTGGATTGTCTATTGGCCGTTCAGAAGAATAATGCCGATTTGGTTGTGGTGCCAGGCAATGATTACGCCGATGCGCGTCAAGAGAAACTCAAGCCGATTGTATATGAGAGTTACGGACCCGACAATGTCTATGTAGCGGTTGTAGAGCCGAGCGTAAGCAAGGATGTGCAAAAGCTGCCAAT CAACTATGATGCGCAGAACAAACGCGCCAGTTTAGCGGCCAACTTCCTGAACAAACGTCGCAACATTAACCCCTGTCAGAATGCACCGTCCACTGAGAAGAATCTGCTCATCGTACACTCAAGCGAATTGGAACAGCATAAGAATAAGCAGCTGGTGTGCCCCAGTTTGGAAGTGAAGGCCGTAACCGAGTACCATACGTGCAACTTGGAGGCTAACTTGCCGGTGGCTGTCTTCATACGCGAGAGCACAACACCCGTTGAGCAGGAGACCATCAAACAACTGTTCGTTTCGATTTCATCGAAGTTCGGTAAAGAGGGCAAGTTGGCCGATGTCTTTGCTCTGTTCGCTCCGTTTGAGAAGGACGCCAAGAATGTGCTGTTCGAT GATGATGCTGTTGAATTCGTGACTGAGTTGAAGAATCCCAACATCAATGAGCAAATCTACAATGAGCTCTCATGTGATAAACAAACGATTTCAAAGAACTAA
- the LOC105208786 gene encoding collagen alpha-1(X) chain isoform X2: MLKSVFALVIPLLLTVTEAQFRPGGPNRFGPPGPGGPNRFGPPGPGGPNRFGPPGPGGPPQFGGGPGGPPRPGLPGPRPGPPAPRPPPPPVPRPPPLPRPQPQPQLDKLLLCTYTQIAQDKCLYTLQQAANASIDLKLQCIQKDSYAACLSAIQTSVAHLVVADEHEYNAARAANLATVLYAHENVSDYYVAVAPGNITLIELDQAIINVNESDARAFHAAVFFNLQRGHDICQSSGLNATGNVTIEIVNTAQYNATGDELLICANRSLAEWSDYGTCNVEASLERAVFAAKPLAANTAFRCLVESTFAKILKYLGPESVNWNFFADFQNTSDVIFKNDTIGFSQTPNIRNGVTEAVFNKLHCNFDEQAHNSSQLE; encoded by the exons ATGTTGAAATCGGTTTTTGCTTTAGTTATACCACTGCTGCTAACGGTGACAGAGGCGCAGTTTCGACCAGGCGGTCCAAATCGGTTTGGACCACCAGGTCCAGGTGGTCCCAATCGATTCGGGCCACCAGGTCCAG GTGGTCCCAATCGATTTGGGCCACCGGGTCCAGGTGGTCCACCACAGTTCGGTGGAGGACCAGGTGGACCACCACGTCCGGGTTTGCCTGGACCACGACCAGGACCACCTGCTCCaagaccaccaccaccaccagtgCCAAGACCACCACCACTACCGCGACcacaaccacaaccacaacTGGATAAGCTGCTTCTCTGCACTTATACACAGATAGCGCAAGATAAGTGTCTCTACACGCTGCAGCAGGCTGCTAATGCTTCTATAGATCTCAAGTTGCAATGCATACAAAAAGACTCCTACGCCGCATGCCTAAGTGCGATCCAAACGTCTGTGGCACACTTGGTGGTGGCCGACGAGCATGAGTATAATGCAGCACGTGCTGCAAATCTAGCAACGGTACTGTATGCGCACGAGAATGTAAGCGACTACTATGTGGCCGTGGCGCCCGGAAACATTACACTCATCGAATTGGACCAGGCGATTAT AAATGTCAACGAGTCAGATGCACGCGCCTTCCATGCCGCCGTTTTCTTCAATCTACAACGTGGTCATGACATCTGCCAATCGAGCGGACTTAATGCTACTGGCAATGTTACCATCGAGATTGTCAATACGGCACAATACAATGCAACCGGGGATGAGTTACTTATATGCGCCAATCGCTCGTTGGCCGAATGGAGTGATTACGGCACCTGCAATGTGGAAGCGAGCTTGGAACGCGCCGTTTTTGCAGCAAAGCCGCTAGCGGCCAATACTGCCTTTAGGTGTCTCGTTGAAAGTACTTTCGCCAAAATACTAAAGTATTTGGGACCGGAAAGTGTTAACTGGAATTTCTTTGCTGATTTCCAAAATACATCCGATGTTATCTTCAAG AATGACACAATTGGATTTTCGCAAACTCCCAACATCAGAAATGGCGTCACTGAGGCAGTATTTAACAAATTGCATTGCAATTTCGACGAACAGGCCCACAATTCTAGCCAGCTAGAATGA
- the LOC105208786 gene encoding collagen alpha-1(III) chain isoform X3 translates to MLKSVFALVIPLLLTVTEAQFRPGGPNRFGPPGPGGPNRFGPPGPGGPPQFGGGPGGPPRPGLPGPRPGPPAPRPPPPPVPRPPPLPRPQPQPQLDKLLLCTYTQIAQDKCLYTLQQAANASIDLKLQCIQKDSYAACLSAIQTSVAHLVVADEHEYNAARAANLATVLYAHENVSDYYVAVAPGNITLIELDQAIINVNESDARAFHAAVFFNLQRGHDICQSSGLNATGNVTIEIVNTAQYNATGDELLICANRSLAEWSDYGTCNVEASLERAVFAAKPLAANTAFRCLVESTFAKILKYLGPESVNWNFFADFQNTSDVIFKNDTIGFSQTPNIRNGVTEAVFNKLHCNFDEQAHNSSQLE, encoded by the exons ATGTTGAAATCGGTTTTTGCTTTAGTTATACCACTGCTGCTAACGGTGACAGAGGCGCAGTTTCGACCAGGCGGTCCAAATCGGTTTGGACCACCAGGTCCAG GTGGTCCCAATCGATTTGGGCCACCGGGTCCAGGTGGTCCACCACAGTTCGGTGGAGGACCAGGTGGACCACCACGTCCGGGTTTGCCTGGACCACGACCAGGACCACCTGCTCCaagaccaccaccaccaccagtgCCAAGACCACCACCACTACCGCGACcacaaccacaaccacaacTGGATAAGCTGCTTCTCTGCACTTATACACAGATAGCGCAAGATAAGTGTCTCTACACGCTGCAGCAGGCTGCTAATGCTTCTATAGATCTCAAGTTGCAATGCATACAAAAAGACTCCTACGCCGCATGCCTAAGTGCGATCCAAACGTCTGTGGCACACTTGGTGGTGGCCGACGAGCATGAGTATAATGCAGCACGTGCTGCAAATCTAGCAACGGTACTGTATGCGCACGAGAATGTAAGCGACTACTATGTGGCCGTGGCGCCCGGAAACATTACACTCATCGAATTGGACCAGGCGATTAT AAATGTCAACGAGTCAGATGCACGCGCCTTCCATGCCGCCGTTTTCTTCAATCTACAACGTGGTCATGACATCTGCCAATCGAGCGGACTTAATGCTACTGGCAATGTTACCATCGAGATTGTCAATACGGCACAATACAATGCAACCGGGGATGAGTTACTTATATGCGCCAATCGCTCGTTGGCCGAATGGAGTGATTACGGCACCTGCAATGTGGAAGCGAGCTTGGAACGCGCCGTTTTTGCAGCAAAGCCGCTAGCGGCCAATACTGCCTTTAGGTGTCTCGTTGAAAGTACTTTCGCCAAAATACTAAAGTATTTGGGACCGGAAAGTGTTAACTGGAATTTCTTTGCTGATTTCCAAAATACATCCGATGTTATCTTCAAG AATGACACAATTGGATTTTCGCAAACTCCCAACATCAGAAATGGCGTCACTGAGGCAGTATTTAACAAATTGCATTGCAATTTCGACGAACAGGCCCACAATTCTAGCCAGCTAGAATGA
- the LOC105208786 gene encoding collagen alpha-1(X) chain isoform X1 gives MLKSVFALVIPLLLTVTEAQFRPGGPNRFGPPGPGGPNRFGPPGPGGPNRFGPPGPGGPNRFGPPGPGGPPQFGGGPGGPPRPGLPGPRPGPPAPRPPPPPVPRPPPLPRPQPQPQLDKLLLCTYTQIAQDKCLYTLQQAANASIDLKLQCIQKDSYAACLSAIQTSVAHLVVADEHEYNAARAANLATVLYAHENVSDYYVAVAPGNITLIELDQAIINVNESDARAFHAAVFFNLQRGHDICQSSGLNATGNVTIEIVNTAQYNATGDELLICANRSLAEWSDYGTCNVEASLERAVFAAKPLAANTAFRCLVESTFAKILKYLGPESVNWNFFADFQNTSDVIFKNDTIGFSQTPNIRNGVTEAVFNKLHCNFDEQAHNSSQLE, from the exons ATGTTGAAATCGGTTTTTGCTTTAGTTATACCACTGCTGCTAACGGTGACAGAGGCGCAGTTTCGACCAGGCGGTCCAAATCGGTTTGGACCACCAGGTCCAGGTGGTCCCAATCGATTCGGGCCACCAGGTCCAGGTGGTCCTAATCGATTCGGGCCACCAGGTCCAGGTGGTCCCAATCGATTTGGGCCACCGGGTCCAGGTGGTCCACCACAGTTCGGTGGAGGACCAGGTGGACCACCACGTCCGGGTTTGCCTGGACCACGACCAGGACCACCTGCTCCaagaccaccaccaccaccagtgCCAAGACCACCACCACTACCGCGACcacaaccacaaccacaacTGGATAAGCTGCTTCTCTGCACTTATACACAGATAGCGCAAGATAAGTGTCTCTACACGCTGCAGCAGGCTGCTAATGCTTCTATAGATCTCAAGTTGCAATGCATACAAAAAGACTCCTACGCCGCATGCCTAAGTGCGATCCAAACGTCTGTGGCACACTTGGTGGTGGCCGACGAGCATGAGTATAATGCAGCACGTGCTGCAAATCTAGCAACGGTACTGTATGCGCACGAGAATGTAAGCGACTACTATGTGGCCGTGGCGCCCGGAAACATTACACTCATCGAATTGGACCAGGCGATTAT AAATGTCAACGAGTCAGATGCACGCGCCTTCCATGCCGCCGTTTTCTTCAATCTACAACGTGGTCATGACATCTGCCAATCGAGCGGACTTAATGCTACTGGCAATGTTACCATCGAGATTGTCAATACGGCACAATACAATGCAACCGGGGATGAGTTACTTATATGCGCCAATCGCTCGTTGGCCGAATGGAGTGATTACGGCACCTGCAATGTGGAAGCGAGCTTGGAACGCGCCGTTTTTGCAGCAAAGCCGCTAGCGGCCAATACTGCCTTTAGGTGTCTCGTTGAAAGTACTTTCGCCAAAATACTAAAGTATTTGGGACCGGAAAGTGTTAACTGGAATTTCTTTGCTGATTTCCAAAATACATCCGATGTTATCTTCAAG AATGACACAATTGGATTTTCGCAAACTCCCAACATCAGAAATGGCGTCACTGAGGCAGTATTTAACAAATTGCATTGCAATTTCGACGAACAGGCCCACAATTCTAGCCAGCTAGAATGA
- the LOC105208785 gene encoding programmed cell death protein 4, producing MDVETAQQNGNVDSRESSVERELNDEVQAVELNGSSDSAKSLNGLMKKPLPVGDGHDRIKRKAKRLIHRQNSRGETNGAASAALAAALNNTTGSYVVPHRRWKNSRRSRNGHGRGLPKKGGAGGKGVWGLPGSEALEEVYEDENDPNYDSECNDKNIELREVIPEVTPEEFFKMAEPIVLEYYEHGDTHEVAVSFDEILTGPLRPYVTSVVVEISMDHKDSQREMTSVLISDLYGRVITGKDIEKGFEILLDNLPDLTLDTPDAPTILGNFLARAVADDCLPPKFVTKPTDLDAQSQHAAAAIRRADTLLHMKQGWAHLDNVWGMGGPLRPVKTITKEMTLLLKEYLSSRDIQEAHRCLRALEVPHFHHELVYEAIVMTLESLSQTTEEAMCELLKSLDEACLVLPAGVEQGFLRVFDDMADIVLDVPLAYIILDRFVERCNRAGFITDKILSNMPSRGRKRFVSEGDGGHIKPQTIPIRD from the exons ATGGATGTTGAAACCGCCCAACAAAACGGTAATGTGGACTCACGTGAAAGTTCCGTTGAACGTGAGCTCAACGATGAAGTGCAGGCTGTGGAGCTGAATGGCTCATCGGACTCGGCGAAGAGTTTGAATGGGCTCATGAAGAAGCCGCTCCCCGTTGGCGATGGACATGATCGCATCAAACGCAAAGCCAAACGTCTAATACACAGACAAAATAGTCGTGGCGAGACGAATGGTGCGGCCAGTGCAGCGCTTGCTGCTGCACTCAATAACACCACGGGCAGTTATGTGGTGCCACATCGTCGCTGGAAGAATAGTCGTCGTTCACGCAACGGCCATGGACGTGGTTTGCCAAAGAAGGGTGGTGCCGGCGGTAAGGGTGTTTGGGGTTTGCCCGGTTCGGAAGCACTCGAAGAAGTGTACGAGGATGAGAATGATCCCAACTATGATAGTGAATGTAATGATAAGAACATCGAATTGCGTGAAGTTATTCCGGAGGTGACACCGGAAGAATTCTTCAAAATGGCTGAACCAATTGTATTGGAGTATTATGAGCACGGCGATACCCATGAGGTGGCTGTGAGCTTTGACGAGATACTTACCGGTCCGCTGCGACCATATGTGACAAGCGTTGTGGTTGAGATCTCAATGGATCATAAGGATTCGCAGCGTGAAATGACATCGGTATTGATATCCGATTTGTATGGACGTGTCATAACCGGCAAGGATATCGAgaaaggttttgaaattttactagATAATTTGCCAGACTTGACGTTGGACACACCGGACGCGCCTACTATATTAG GCAATTTCCTTGCACGTGCCGTCGCCGATGACTGCCTCCCACCCAAATTCGTCACAAAGCCGACTGATCTCGATGCACAAAGTCAACACGCTGCGGCTGCTATACGCCGTGCTGACACCCTACTGCACATGAAACAGGGTTGGGCACATTTGGACAATGTCTGGGGCATGGGTGGGCCATTGCGACCAGTCAAGACCATCACCAAGGAGATGACTTTGCTTTTGAAAGAGTATTTGTCGTCACGCGACATACAAGAGGCACATCGTTGTCTACGCGCACTCGAAGTACCACATTTCCATCATGAATTGGTGTATGAAGCCATTGTCATGACACTCGAATCCCTTAGCCAGACCACCGAGGAGGCCATGTGTGAGCTCCTAAAGTCGTTGGATGAGGCATGCTTGGTATTGCCAGCCGGTGTAGAGCAG GGTTTCCTGCGCGTATTCGACGATATGGCTGACATTGTTTTGGATGTGCCACTTGCATATATAATATTGGATCGCTTTGTAGAGCGTTGCAATCGTGCTGGTTTTATAACCGACAAGATTTTAAGTAATATGCCCTCTAG